Proteins from a single region of Bos javanicus breed banteng chromosome 7, ARS-OSU_banteng_1.0, whole genome shotgun sequence:
- the MKNK2 gene encoding MAP kinase-interacting serine/threonine-protein kinase 2 isoform X2, whose product MVQKKTAELQGFHRSFKGQNPFELAFTLDQARHGEPDFSPECPTRPDMPTSQPIDIPDAKKRGKKKKRCRATDSFSGKFEDVYQLQEDVLGEGAHARVQTCINLITNQEYAVKIIEKQPGHIRSRVFREVEMLYQCQGHRNVLELIEFFEEEDRFYLVFEKMRGGSILSHIHKRRHFNELEASVVVQDVASALDFLHNKGIAHRDLKPENILCEHPNQVSPVKICDFDLGSGIKLNGDCSPISTPELLTPCGSAEYMAPEVVEAFSEEASIYDKRCDLWSLGVILYILLSGYPPFVGHCGSDCGWDRGEACPACQNMLFESIQEGKYEFPEKDWAHISFAAKDLISKLLVRDAKQRLSAAQVLQHPWVQGELGTTWKGQLC is encoded by the exons ATGGTGCAGAAGAAAACAGCCGAACTTCAGGGCTTCCACCGTTCCTTCAAG GGGCAGAATCCTTTCGAGCTGGCCTTCACCCTAGACCAGGCCCGCCACGGGGAACCTGACTTCAGCCCAGAGTGCCCAACCCGCCCTG ATATGCCCACAAGCCAGCCCATCGACATCCCTGATgccaagaagagaggcaaaaagaagaagagatgcCGGGCCACCGACAGCTTTTCGGGCAAGTTTGAAG ATGTCTACCAGCTGCAGGAGGACGTGCTTGGGGAGGGTGCCCATGCCCGTGTGCAGACCTGCATCAACCTCATCACCAACCAGGAGTATGCTGTCAAG ATCATTGAGAAGCAGCCGGGCCACATTCGGAGCAGGGTTTTCAGGGAAGTGGAGATGCTGTATCAGTGCCAGGGACACAG GAACGTCCTCGAGCTGATTGAGTTCTTCGAGGAGGAGGATCGTTTCTACCTGGTGTTTGAGAAGATGCGGGGTG GCTCCATTCTCAGCCACATACACAAGCGGCGGCACTTTAATGAGCTGGAGGCCAGCGTGGTGGTGCAGGACGTAGCCAGTGCCCTGGACTTCCTGCACAACAAAG GCATCGCCCACAGGGACCTAAAGCCGGAAAACATCCTCTGTGAGCACCCCAACCAG GTGTCCCCCGTGAAGATCTGCGACTTTGACCTGGGCAGTGGCATCAAACTCAACGGGGACTGTTCCCCCATCTCCACCCCAGAGCTGCTCACCCCG TGTGGCTCCGCAGAGTACATGGCCCCGGAGGTAGTGGAGGCCTTCAGCGAGGAGGCCAGTATCTACGACAAGCGCTGCGACCTCTGGAGCCTGGGCGTCATCCTCTACATCCTACTCAGCGGCTATCCGCCCTTTGTGGGCCACTGCGGCAGCGACTGCGGCTGGGACCGCGGGGAGGCCTGCCCCGCCTGCCAG AACATGCTGTTTGAGAGCATCCAGGAGGGCAAGTATGAGTTTCCAGAGAAGGACTGGGCCCACATCTCCTTTGCTGCCAAAGACCTCATCTCCAAGCTCCTCGTCCGCGATGCCAAGCAGAGGCTGAGCGCTGCCCAAGTCCTGCAGCACCCTTGGGTGCAGGGG GAGCTGGGAACCACCTGGAAGGGGCAGCTGTGCTGA
- the MKNK2 gene encoding MAP kinase-interacting serine/threonine-protein kinase 2 isoform X1 — translation MVQKKTAELQGFHRSFKGQNPFELAFTLDQARHGEPDFSPECPTRPDMPTSQPIDIPDAKKRGKKKKRCRATDSFSGKFEDVYQLQEDVLGEGAHARVQTCINLITNQEYAVKIIEKQPGHIRSRVFREVEMLYQCQGHRNVLELIEFFEEEDRFYLVFEKMRGGSILSHIHKRRHFNELEASVVVQDVASALDFLHNKGIAHRDLKPENILCEHPNQVSPVKICDFDLGSGIKLNGDCSPISTPELLTPCGSAEYMAPEVVEAFSEEASIYDKRCDLWSLGVILYILLSGYPPFVGHCGSDCGWDRGEACPACQNMLFESIQEGKYEFPEKDWAHISFAAKDLISKLLVRDAKQRLSAAQVLQHPWVQGCAPENTLPTPMVLQRNSCAKDLTSFAAEAIAMNRQLAQREEDAAEEEAEQGQPVVIRATSRCLQLSPPSQSKLAQRRQRASLSAAPVVLVGDHA, via the exons ATGGTGCAGAAGAAAACAGCCGAACTTCAGGGCTTCCACCGTTCCTTCAAG GGGCAGAATCCTTTCGAGCTGGCCTTCACCCTAGACCAGGCCCGCCACGGGGAACCTGACTTCAGCCCAGAGTGCCCAACCCGCCCTG ATATGCCCACAAGCCAGCCCATCGACATCCCTGATgccaagaagagaggcaaaaagaagaagagatgcCGGGCCACCGACAGCTTTTCGGGCAAGTTTGAAG ATGTCTACCAGCTGCAGGAGGACGTGCTTGGGGAGGGTGCCCATGCCCGTGTGCAGACCTGCATCAACCTCATCACCAACCAGGAGTATGCTGTCAAG ATCATTGAGAAGCAGCCGGGCCACATTCGGAGCAGGGTTTTCAGGGAAGTGGAGATGCTGTATCAGTGCCAGGGACACAG GAACGTCCTCGAGCTGATTGAGTTCTTCGAGGAGGAGGATCGTTTCTACCTGGTGTTTGAGAAGATGCGGGGTG GCTCCATTCTCAGCCACATACACAAGCGGCGGCACTTTAATGAGCTGGAGGCCAGCGTGGTGGTGCAGGACGTAGCCAGTGCCCTGGACTTCCTGCACAACAAAG GCATCGCCCACAGGGACCTAAAGCCGGAAAACATCCTCTGTGAGCACCCCAACCAG GTGTCCCCCGTGAAGATCTGCGACTTTGACCTGGGCAGTGGCATCAAACTCAACGGGGACTGTTCCCCCATCTCCACCCCAGAGCTGCTCACCCCG TGTGGCTCCGCAGAGTACATGGCCCCGGAGGTAGTGGAGGCCTTCAGCGAGGAGGCCAGTATCTACGACAAGCGCTGCGACCTCTGGAGCCTGGGCGTCATCCTCTACATCCTACTCAGCGGCTATCCGCCCTTTGTGGGCCACTGCGGCAGCGACTGCGGCTGGGACCGCGGGGAGGCCTGCCCCGCCTGCCAG AACATGCTGTTTGAGAGCATCCAGGAGGGCAAGTATGAGTTTCCAGAGAAGGACTGGGCCCACATCTCCTTTGCTGCCAAAGACCTCATCTCCAAGCTCCTCGTCCGCGATGCCAAGCAGAGGCTGAGCGCTGCCCAAGTCCTGCAGCACCCTTGGGTGCAGGGG TGCGCCCCGGAGAACACCCTGCCCACGCCCATGGTCCTGCAGAG GAACAGCTGTGCCAAAGACCTCACTTCGTTCGCGGCCGAGGCCATTGCCATGAACCGGCAGCTGGCTCAGCGCGAGGAAGACGCCGCGGAGGAGGAGGCGGAGCAGGGCCAGCCCGTGGTCATCCGAGCTACCTCACGCTGCTTGCAGCTGTCCCCGCCCTCCCAGTCCAAGCTGGCCCAGCGGCGGCAGCGTGCCAGCCTGTCTGCGGCCCCCGTGGTCCTGGTGGGAGACCACGCGTGA
- the MKNK2 gene encoding MAP kinase-interacting serine/threonine-protein kinase 2 isoform X3, translated as MPRREAKRRRDAGPPTAFRASLKIIEKQPGHIRSRVFREVEMLYQCQGHRNVLELIEFFEEEDRFYLVFEKMRGGSILSHIHKRRHFNELEASVVVQDVASALDFLHNKGIAHRDLKPENILCEHPNQVSPVKICDFDLGSGIKLNGDCSPISTPELLTPCGSAEYMAPEVVEAFSEEASIYDKRCDLWSLGVILYILLSGYPPFVGHCGSDCGWDRGEACPACQNMLFESIQEGKYEFPEKDWAHISFAAKDLISKLLVRDAKQRLSAAQVLQHPWVQGCAPENTLPTPMVLQRNSCAKDLTSFAAEAIAMNRQLAQREEDAAEEEAEQGQPVVIRATSRCLQLSPPSQSKLAQRRQRASLSAAPVVLVGDHA; from the exons ATgccaagaagagaggcaaaaagaagaagagatgcCGGGCCACCGACAGCTTTTCGGGCAAGTTTGAAG ATCATTGAGAAGCAGCCGGGCCACATTCGGAGCAGGGTTTTCAGGGAAGTGGAGATGCTGTATCAGTGCCAGGGACACAG GAACGTCCTCGAGCTGATTGAGTTCTTCGAGGAGGAGGATCGTTTCTACCTGGTGTTTGAGAAGATGCGGGGTG GCTCCATTCTCAGCCACATACACAAGCGGCGGCACTTTAATGAGCTGGAGGCCAGCGTGGTGGTGCAGGACGTAGCCAGTGCCCTGGACTTCCTGCACAACAAAG GCATCGCCCACAGGGACCTAAAGCCGGAAAACATCCTCTGTGAGCACCCCAACCAG GTGTCCCCCGTGAAGATCTGCGACTTTGACCTGGGCAGTGGCATCAAACTCAACGGGGACTGTTCCCCCATCTCCACCCCAGAGCTGCTCACCCCG TGTGGCTCCGCAGAGTACATGGCCCCGGAGGTAGTGGAGGCCTTCAGCGAGGAGGCCAGTATCTACGACAAGCGCTGCGACCTCTGGAGCCTGGGCGTCATCCTCTACATCCTACTCAGCGGCTATCCGCCCTTTGTGGGCCACTGCGGCAGCGACTGCGGCTGGGACCGCGGGGAGGCCTGCCCCGCCTGCCAG AACATGCTGTTTGAGAGCATCCAGGAGGGCAAGTATGAGTTTCCAGAGAAGGACTGGGCCCACATCTCCTTTGCTGCCAAAGACCTCATCTCCAAGCTCCTCGTCCGCGATGCCAAGCAGAGGCTGAGCGCTGCCCAAGTCCTGCAGCACCCTTGGGTGCAGGGG TGCGCCCCGGAGAACACCCTGCCCACGCCCATGGTCCTGCAGAG GAACAGCTGTGCCAAAGACCTCACTTCGTTCGCGGCCGAGGCCATTGCCATGAACCGGCAGCTGGCTCAGCGCGAGGAAGACGCCGCGGAGGAGGAGGCGGAGCAGGGCCAGCCCGTGGTCATCCGAGCTACCTCACGCTGCTTGCAGCTGTCCCCGCCCTCCCAGTCCAAGCTGGCCCAGCGGCGGCAGCGTGCCAGCCTGTCTGCGGCCCCCGTGGTCCTGGTGGGAGACCACGCGTGA
- the MOB3A gene encoding MOB kinase activator 3A, which produces MSNPFLKQVFNKDKTFRPKRKFEPGTQRFELHKKAQASLNAGLDLKLAVQLPAGEELNDWVAVHVVDFFNRVNLIYGTISDGCTERSCPIMSGGPKYEYRWQDENKFRRPTALSAPRYMDLLMDWIEVQINNEDVFPTNVGTPFPKNFLQVVKKILSRLFRVFVHVYIHHFDRIAQLGSEAHVNTCYKHFYYFVTEFGLIDTKELEPLKEMTARMCH; this is translated from the exons ATGTCCAACCCCTTCCTAAAGCAGGTCTTCAACAAGGACAAGACCTTCCGGCCCAAGCGCAAGTTCGAGCCGGGCACCCAGCGCTTCGAGCTGCACAAGAAGGCGCAGGCCTCGCTGAACGCAGGGTTGGACCTGAAGCTGGCGGTGCAGCTGCCCGCTGGTGAGGAGCTCAACGACTGGGTGGCCGTGCACGTGGTGGACTTCTTCAACCGCGTCAACCTCATCTACGGCACCATCAGTGACGGCTGCACCGAGCGCTCCTGCCCCATCATGTCGGGCGGCCCCAAGTACGAGTACCGTTGGCAGGACGAGAACAAGTTCCGGCGGCCCACGGCACTGTCAGCCCCCCGCTACATGGACCTGCTCATGGACTGGATTGAGGTGCAGATCAACAATGAGGACGTCTTCCCCACCAACGTCG GCACGCCGTTTCCTAAGAACTTCCTGCAGGTGGTGAAGAAGATCCTGTCGCGGCTCTTCCGCGTGTTCGTGCATGTGTACATCCACCACTTCGACCGCATCGCGCAGCTGGGCTCCGAGGCTCACGTCAACACCTGCTACAAGCACTTCTACTACTTTGTCACTGAGTTCGGCCTTATCGACACCAAGGAGCTGGAGCCACTG AAAGAAATGACCGCACGGATGTGCCACTGA